In a genomic window of Mercenaria mercenaria strain notata chromosome 19, MADL_Memer_1, whole genome shotgun sequence:
- the LOC123542393 gene encoding gastrula zinc finger protein XlCGF57.1-like, translating into MDNSFQYTIMESVSCEIDENANTLEEFDEVVREKLGEVVSSLVNKAIVEETPFKTNDAHVGEQIVYGYDYVLDSSKVSTDGYDSGINSDFSRSISESRETSKEPDLGLLDNETNQTLQFQNSFHSDLDTDSTLDKELNESEDTVPSHIVKDNVNEVVKQEVTLHLDVDEVKVELSDDYQESAGKLNKAKTSVKRKARTKLTWEERHVCQICGKKFSNPCNRLAHEKMVHRNMRHNICEVCGKGFYSSATLKKHMNKHTGERPYKCPICNKGFTQPGNATRHMESHSLVDKYECPICKRGFKEKGNMKRHVETHNDKRPYSCKICSKTFRSSSNLQRHIQMVHGSERNFFCDLCNKSFSCSDSVRLHMKIHTDERNFLCPKCGKRFMVRGALRRHMSVHDGDDVNKFKCGICEKLYKTAETLAFHMVMHSGNYTHFCHICNKGFAQASVLKQHVETHSKERPHVCQVCGKAFAKEHTLRRHFAIHGGDKPYGCELCDKKFLYSWYLKTHMNVHIGQRSHVCPVCEKGFSNKLSLRNHIKIHTGQKDFICRVCDKSFREQGSLRRHKKSKIHIQREGKQNS; encoded by the coding sequence ATGGACAATAGTTTTCAGTACACAATAATGGAGTCGGTGTCTTGTGAGATTGATGAAAATGCTAATACGCTTGAAGAATTTGATGAAGTGGTTAGAGAAAAACTCGGGGAAGTAGTTAGTTCATTAGTTAACAAAGCTATAGTTGAAGAAACtccttttaaaacaaatgatgcgCATGTCGGGGAACAGATAGTATATGGATATGATTATGTATTAGATTCAAGTAAAGTTTCCACTGATGGTTATGACTCTGGTATAAACTCAGACTTTTCTAGATCGATTTCTGAATCAAGAGAAACATCTAAAGAGCCAGATTTAGGACTTCTTGATAACGAAACAAACCAAacattacaatttcaaaacagcttTCATTCAGACTTAGATACTGACAGTACATTAGATAAGGAATTAAATGAATCAGAAGATACAGTACCCAGTCACATTGTGAAGGATAACGTTAATGAGGTAGTTAAGCAGGAGGTGACATTACATCTCGATGTTGATGAAGTTAAAGTGGAATTAAGTGATGATTATCAGGAAAGCGCTGGCAAGCTGAATAAAGCAAAAACGTCGGTGAAAAGGAAAGCAAGAACTAAGTTGACATGGGAAGAGAGGCATGTTTGTCAAATATGTGGAAAGAAATTCTCAAATCCTTGCAACCGCCTTGCTCACGAAAAAATGGTGCATAGAAATATGCGTCATAACATTTGCGAAGTTTGCGGAAAGGGATTCTACTCCTCAGCAACTTTGAAGAAACATATGAACAAGCATACTGGAGAGCGCCCCTATAAGTGTCCAATTTGTAACAAAGGATTTACTCAGCCAGGAAACGCTACCAGACATATGGAATCCCATTCGCTAGTGGATAAATACGAATGTCCCATCTGCAAACGAGGATTTAAAGAAAAAGGTAACATGAAACGCCATGTAGAGACTCACAACGATAAAAGACCTTACTCGTGTAAAATATGCTCTAAAACTTTTAGATCAAGTTCTAATTTGCAACGTCATATTCAAATGGTACATGGAAGTGAGAGGAATTTCTTTTGTGATCTATGTAACAAGTCTTTCTCTTGTTCAGACAGTGTGAGGTTACATATGAAAATTCATACTGATGAACGAAATTTTCTTTGTCCGAAATGCGGGAAGAGATTCATGGTAAGAGGAGCTTTGCGGAGGCATATGTCAGTGCATGACGGTGATGATGTCAATAAATTCAAATGTGGTATCTGTGAGAAGCTATACAAAACAGCCGAAACGTTAGCTTTTCATATGGTGATGCATTCTggtaattatacacatttttgcCATATTTGTAATAAGGGCTTTGCCCAAGCTAGCGTTTTGAAGCAACATGTAGAAACACATTCAAAAGAACGTCCCCATGTTTGTCAAGTTTGTGGAAAAGCTTTTGCAAAGGAACATACATTACGGCGACACTTTGCCATTCATGGAGGAGATAAGCCCTACGGTTGTGAACTATGTGATAAGAAATTTTTGTACAGCTGGTATCTTAAAACACATATGAATGTTCACATTGGACAACGGTCACACGTGTGTCCCGTGTGTGAAAAGGGATTTTCTAACAAGTTGTCATTGAGAAATCATATCAAAATACATACAggacaaaaagattttatatGCAGGGTCTGTGATAAAAGTTTTCGGGAACAGGGAAGCTTGAGAAGGCATAAGAAGAGCAAGATTCATATACAACGAGAGGGAAAGCAAAATTCATAA